One window of Myripristis murdjan chromosome 8, fMyrMur1.1, whole genome shotgun sequence genomic DNA carries:
- the cog1 gene encoding conserved oligomeric Golgi complex subunit 1 isoform X3 produces the protein MAVDPAQSLRVAEIKDPAVLFERYNTEEIRRIERKVRGEIEQKKEELRQMVGERYRDLIDAADTIGEMRQCSESVVQSIQDMHQYCHKLKQGKSSVTSSKQESQWQWQEKFYTMASQIKLLLEIPERIWSAMEASQYLQATQLYLLCCHLHSLLQLEAATGGHYSPVLARFPILVRQVATTGHFRSTILLDSKSLLRGRAVSDQAIAEALVSTMLLEDSSPRQALADFLLARKASIHQLLNQPQHGAGIKAQVCSLVELLVTTLFQAYAVFYLPPEGSPRPGEGALSCGMLFSTLENVTSGAPTGKGRRVLQEEMNTGSWFKYLPSSISEFQPALRTLAQPIQREQLRDTLQQWINTCKEDICRGVGSLLVYVKSLKGLAAIRDAVWDLLSTDSISQHWSTVCQCLLECPLLIWDDFLQQLFLQRLQVITKEETEAISASSTQLLSSALRDLEAQTAHPSPLTSSGSSPCPGSSRGAQYEVDVASFLWSESPGDLLSDAGWVSVTQRGQQQQRSGLAMKTQALTPCVQNFCSSMDAKLKARLDDLQHYLPAQDKGSESTSVLVSTSGSTDGASMSSFDRFTDSAAVEEVLQEGCLACVRHILSSIRSELALASPDSSPTRLSSVLFMARLCQSMGELCPNLKHCILGKQSRVEAVAKGTPRQGRKLGKAKAAMEVSPAQAKWAGLKEELLSCSMEAYRIWSSALSKVLLDKFATALHAESAGAILTTATGWEDLEIQEETESGSSVTSKIRLPVQPSWFVQSLLFQLCLEVNRVGGHALPRPTLQELLHTCLDKAIHHYHSLTQKTQNKECLFPMTQNRALQLLFDLRYLSTTLGTRHEDGKSSRSHQDPRIQQVCDWLESYIDPFDLDVFTPPLNANLNRLSQRTSVLLGLLTGSEKQFASRTSNVNSQEPYNILPLASSQIRFGLLPLSMSNLRKTKSATRGSDATRSLLF, from the exons ATGGCCGTGGACCCAGCGCAGTCTCTCCGGGTCGCAGAGATTAAGGACCCGGCGGTCCTCTTCGAGCGCTACAACACCGAGGAGATCCGCCGAATCGAGCGCAAGGTCCGCGGGGAGATCGAGCAGAAGAAGGAGGAACTGAGGCAGATGGTGGGCGAGCGGTACCGGGACCTGATCGACGCCGCTGACACCATCGGAGAGATGAGGCAGTGCTCGGAGAGCGTCGTGCAGTCCATCCAGGACATGCACCAGTACTGCCACAAGCTCAAACAAGGCAAGAGCAGCGTCACCAGCAGCAAACAGGAG AGCCAGTGGCAGTGGCAGGAGAAGTTCTACACCATGGCCTCTCAGATCAAGCTCCTCTTGGAGATCCCAGAACGCATCTGGAGCGCCATGGAGGCGTCACAGTATCTCCAGGCCACCCAGCTTTACCTGCTGTGCTGCCACCTCCACAGTctcctgcagctggaggctgcCACAGGAGGCCACTACAGCCCTGTCCTGGCCCGCTTCCCCATCCTGGTCCGCCAGGTGGCCACCACCGGCCACTTCAG GTCCACCATCCTCCTGGACAGCAAGTCTCTGCTGCGGGGTCGGGCCGTGTCAGACCAGGCTATCGCCGAGGCCTTGGTGTCCACCATGCTGCTGGAGGACAGCTCGCCACGCCAGGCCCTGGCTGACTTCCTGTTGGCCAGGAAGGCCTCCATCCACCAGCTGCTCAACCAACCACAGCACG GTGCAGGGATCAAGGCCCAGGTGTGCAGCCTGGTGGAGCTGCTGGTGACCACGCTGTTCCAGGCCTATGCTGTCTTCTACCTGCCCCCAGAGGGAAGCCCCAGGCCGGGGGAGGGAGCCCTGAGCTGCGGCATGCTCTTCTCCACCCTGGAGAACGTCACCTCAGGTGCCCCCACAG GTAAAGGGAGGAGGGTGTTGCAGGAGGAAATGAACACAGGAAGCTGGTTCAAGTACCTACCATCTTCCATCTCCGAGTTCCAGCCCGCCCTTCGTACCCTGGCTCAGCCAATCCAGAGAGAGCAGCTCCGGGACACTCTGCAGCAGTGGATTAATAC CTGTAAGGAAGACATCTGCCGTGGCGTGGGCAGCCTGCTGGTCTACGTCAAGAGTCTGAAGGGCCTGGCCGCCATCCGAGATGCCGTCTGGGATCTCCTCTCCACCGACTCCATCAGTCAGCACTGGAGCACTGTCTGTCAGTGCCTGCTAGAGTGCCCCCTGCTCATCTGGGATGACTTCCTGCAACAGCTTTTCCTCCAGCGTCTGCAG GTCATCACCAAGGAGGAGACTGAAGCCATCTCAGCAAGCTCCACCCAGCTCCTGTCTTCAGCTCTGAGGGACCTGGAGGCCCAGACGGCCCATCCTTCGCCACTTACCTCATCTGGGTCCAGCCCCTGCCCTGGCTCCAGCCGCGGGGCCCAGTACGAGGTGGATGTGGCCTCCTTCCTGTGGTCGGAGTCTCCGGGGGACCTGCTGAGCGATGCGGGCTGGGTAAGCGTGACCCAGCgcgggcagcagcagcagcgtagTGGCCTTGCTATGAAGACCCAGGCCCTGACACCCTGCGTTCAGAACTTCTGCTCCTCCATGGATGCCAAGCTGAAGGCCAGGCTGGATGACCTGCAGCACTACCTCCCTGCCCAGGACAAAG GGTCTGAGTCCACCTCAGTTCTAGTTTCAACCTCTGGATCCACCGATGGAGCCTCCATGTCCTCGTTTGATCGCTTCACAGACTCGGCGGCAGTGGAAGAGGTCTTGCAGGAGGGCTGCCTGGCCTGCGTTCGCCACATCCTGTCTTCCATCCGCTCAGAACTGGCCTTGGCCTCGCCTGACTCAAGCCCCACCCGCCTCAGTTCAGTGCTTTTCATGGCCAGGTTGTGCCAGTCCATGGGCGAGCTCTGCCCCAACCTGAAGCACTGCATCCTGGGAAAACAGAGTAGGGTCGAGGCCGTGGCTAAGGGGACCCCCAGGCAGGGCAGGAAACTGGGAAAAGCCAAGGCTGCCATGGAGGTTAGCCCTGCCCAGGCCAAGTGGGCGGGTCTGAAGGAGGAGCTCCTCAGCTGCAGCATGGAGGCCTATCGCATCTGGAGCTCCGCCCTCTCCAAA gTGCTGCTGGATAAGTTTGCCACGGCCCTTCATGCCGAGTCTGCTGGTGCTATCCTAACCACAGCCACCGGCTGGGAGGATCTGGAGATCCAAGAAGAGACTGAATCAGGCAGCAGCGTCACATCCAAAATCAGACTCCCTGTCCAG CCGTCTTGGTTCGTCCAGTCGCTGTTGTTCCAGTTGTGTCTGGAGGTGAACAGGGTCGGGGGCCACGCCCTGCCCCGGCCCACCCTGCAGGAGCTTCTGCACACCTGCCTCGACAAGGCCATCCACCACTACCACAGCCTCACACAGAAAACCCAGAACAAA GAGTGTCTGTTCCCTATGACCCAGAACAGGGCcttgcagctgctgtttgatcTTCGCTATCTCAGCACCACACTGGGCACCAGACATGAAGATGGCAAGAGCTCCCGATCTCACCAAGACCCCAG GATCCAGCAGGTCTGTGACTGGCTGGAGAGCTACATCGACCCCTTCGACCTGGACGTGTTCACACCGCCGCTCAACGCCAACCTCAACCGCCTGTCACAGAGGACCTCG GTGCTCCTGGGCTTGTTGACGGGCTCAGAGAAGCAGTTTGCCTCACGAACCAGCAACGTGAACTCCCAAGAGCCCTATAACATCCTGCCGCTGGCCAGCAGCCAGATCAG GTTCGGCCTGCTGCCTCTCAGCATGTCCAATTTGCGCAAAACCAAGTCGGCCACAAGGGGCAGCGACGCCACTCGCTCACTG CTTTTTTGA
- the cog1 gene encoding conserved oligomeric Golgi complex subunit 1 isoform X1: MAVDPAQSLRVAEIKDPAVLFERYNTEEIRRIERKVRGEIEQKKEELRQMVGERYRDLIDAADTIGEMRQCSESVVQSIQDMHQYCHKLKQGKSSVTSSKQESQWQWQEKFYTMASQIKLLLEIPERIWSAMEASQYLQATQLYLLCCHLHSLLQLEAATGGHYSPVLARFPILVRQVATTGHFRSTILLDSKSLLRGRAVSDQAIAEALVSTMLLEDSSPRQALADFLLARKASIHQLLNQPQHGAGIKAQVCSLVELLVTTLFQAYAVFYLPPEGSPRPGEGALSCGMLFSTLENVTSGAPTGKGRRVLQEEMNTGSWFKYLPSSISEFQPALRTLAQPIQREQLRDTLQQWINTCKEDICRGVGSLLVYVKSLKGLAAIRDAVWDLLSTDSISQHWSTVCQCLLECPLLIWDDFLQQLFLQRLQVITKEETEAISASSTQLLSSALRDLEAQTAHPSPLTSSGSSPCPGSSRGAQYEVDVASFLWSESPGDLLSDAGWVSVTQRGQQQQRSGLAMKTQALTPCVQNFCSSMDAKLKARLDDLQHYLPAQDKGSESTSVLVSTSGSTDGASMSSFDRFTDSAAVEEVLQEGCLACVRHILSSIRSELALASPDSSPTRLSSVLFMARLCQSMGELCPNLKHCILGKQSRVEAVAKGTPRQGRKLGKAKAAMEVSPAQAKWAGLKEELLSCSMEAYRIWSSALSKVLLDKFATALHAESAGAILTTATGWEDLEIQEETESGSSVTSKIRLPVQPSWFVQSLLFQLCLEVNRVGGHALPRPTLQELLHTCLDKAIHHYHSLTQKTQNKECLFPMTQNRALQLLFDLRYLSTTLGTRHEDGKSSRSHQDPRIQQVCDWLESYIDPFDLDVFTPPLNANLNRLSQRTSVLLGLLTGSEKQFASRTSNVNSQEPYNILPLASSQIRFGLLPLSMSNLRKTKSATRGSDATRSLQAPPASTAASDDTFRPGSLFRQLADHDQEPAAPSLFKLSWLSGMAK, encoded by the exons ATGGCCGTGGACCCAGCGCAGTCTCTCCGGGTCGCAGAGATTAAGGACCCGGCGGTCCTCTTCGAGCGCTACAACACCGAGGAGATCCGCCGAATCGAGCGCAAGGTCCGCGGGGAGATCGAGCAGAAGAAGGAGGAACTGAGGCAGATGGTGGGCGAGCGGTACCGGGACCTGATCGACGCCGCTGACACCATCGGAGAGATGAGGCAGTGCTCGGAGAGCGTCGTGCAGTCCATCCAGGACATGCACCAGTACTGCCACAAGCTCAAACAAGGCAAGAGCAGCGTCACCAGCAGCAAACAGGAG AGCCAGTGGCAGTGGCAGGAGAAGTTCTACACCATGGCCTCTCAGATCAAGCTCCTCTTGGAGATCCCAGAACGCATCTGGAGCGCCATGGAGGCGTCACAGTATCTCCAGGCCACCCAGCTTTACCTGCTGTGCTGCCACCTCCACAGTctcctgcagctggaggctgcCACAGGAGGCCACTACAGCCCTGTCCTGGCCCGCTTCCCCATCCTGGTCCGCCAGGTGGCCACCACCGGCCACTTCAG GTCCACCATCCTCCTGGACAGCAAGTCTCTGCTGCGGGGTCGGGCCGTGTCAGACCAGGCTATCGCCGAGGCCTTGGTGTCCACCATGCTGCTGGAGGACAGCTCGCCACGCCAGGCCCTGGCTGACTTCCTGTTGGCCAGGAAGGCCTCCATCCACCAGCTGCTCAACCAACCACAGCACG GTGCAGGGATCAAGGCCCAGGTGTGCAGCCTGGTGGAGCTGCTGGTGACCACGCTGTTCCAGGCCTATGCTGTCTTCTACCTGCCCCCAGAGGGAAGCCCCAGGCCGGGGGAGGGAGCCCTGAGCTGCGGCATGCTCTTCTCCACCCTGGAGAACGTCACCTCAGGTGCCCCCACAG GTAAAGGGAGGAGGGTGTTGCAGGAGGAAATGAACACAGGAAGCTGGTTCAAGTACCTACCATCTTCCATCTCCGAGTTCCAGCCCGCCCTTCGTACCCTGGCTCAGCCAATCCAGAGAGAGCAGCTCCGGGACACTCTGCAGCAGTGGATTAATAC CTGTAAGGAAGACATCTGCCGTGGCGTGGGCAGCCTGCTGGTCTACGTCAAGAGTCTGAAGGGCCTGGCCGCCATCCGAGATGCCGTCTGGGATCTCCTCTCCACCGACTCCATCAGTCAGCACTGGAGCACTGTCTGTCAGTGCCTGCTAGAGTGCCCCCTGCTCATCTGGGATGACTTCCTGCAACAGCTTTTCCTCCAGCGTCTGCAG GTCATCACCAAGGAGGAGACTGAAGCCATCTCAGCAAGCTCCACCCAGCTCCTGTCTTCAGCTCTGAGGGACCTGGAGGCCCAGACGGCCCATCCTTCGCCACTTACCTCATCTGGGTCCAGCCCCTGCCCTGGCTCCAGCCGCGGGGCCCAGTACGAGGTGGATGTGGCCTCCTTCCTGTGGTCGGAGTCTCCGGGGGACCTGCTGAGCGATGCGGGCTGGGTAAGCGTGACCCAGCgcgggcagcagcagcagcgtagTGGCCTTGCTATGAAGACCCAGGCCCTGACACCCTGCGTTCAGAACTTCTGCTCCTCCATGGATGCCAAGCTGAAGGCCAGGCTGGATGACCTGCAGCACTACCTCCCTGCCCAGGACAAAG GGTCTGAGTCCACCTCAGTTCTAGTTTCAACCTCTGGATCCACCGATGGAGCCTCCATGTCCTCGTTTGATCGCTTCACAGACTCGGCGGCAGTGGAAGAGGTCTTGCAGGAGGGCTGCCTGGCCTGCGTTCGCCACATCCTGTCTTCCATCCGCTCAGAACTGGCCTTGGCCTCGCCTGACTCAAGCCCCACCCGCCTCAGTTCAGTGCTTTTCATGGCCAGGTTGTGCCAGTCCATGGGCGAGCTCTGCCCCAACCTGAAGCACTGCATCCTGGGAAAACAGAGTAGGGTCGAGGCCGTGGCTAAGGGGACCCCCAGGCAGGGCAGGAAACTGGGAAAAGCCAAGGCTGCCATGGAGGTTAGCCCTGCCCAGGCCAAGTGGGCGGGTCTGAAGGAGGAGCTCCTCAGCTGCAGCATGGAGGCCTATCGCATCTGGAGCTCCGCCCTCTCCAAA gTGCTGCTGGATAAGTTTGCCACGGCCCTTCATGCCGAGTCTGCTGGTGCTATCCTAACCACAGCCACCGGCTGGGAGGATCTGGAGATCCAAGAAGAGACTGAATCAGGCAGCAGCGTCACATCCAAAATCAGACTCCCTGTCCAG CCGTCTTGGTTCGTCCAGTCGCTGTTGTTCCAGTTGTGTCTGGAGGTGAACAGGGTCGGGGGCCACGCCCTGCCCCGGCCCACCCTGCAGGAGCTTCTGCACACCTGCCTCGACAAGGCCATCCACCACTACCACAGCCTCACACAGAAAACCCAGAACAAA GAGTGTCTGTTCCCTATGACCCAGAACAGGGCcttgcagctgctgtttgatcTTCGCTATCTCAGCACCACACTGGGCACCAGACATGAAGATGGCAAGAGCTCCCGATCTCACCAAGACCCCAG GATCCAGCAGGTCTGTGACTGGCTGGAGAGCTACATCGACCCCTTCGACCTGGACGTGTTCACACCGCCGCTCAACGCCAACCTCAACCGCCTGTCACAGAGGACCTCG GTGCTCCTGGGCTTGTTGACGGGCTCAGAGAAGCAGTTTGCCTCACGAACCAGCAACGTGAACTCCCAAGAGCCCTATAACATCCTGCCGCTGGCCAGCAGCCAGATCAG GTTCGGCCTGCTGCCTCTCAGCATGTCCAATTTGCGCAAAACCAAGTCGGCCACAAGGGGCAGCGACGCCACTCGCTCACTG CAGGCTCCTCCGGCCTCCACGGCAGCCAGCGATGACACCTTCCGGCCCGGCAGCCTCTTCAGACAACTGGCCGACCACGACCAGGAACCTGCAGCCCCCTCTTTATTCAAGTTGAGCTGGCTCTCTGGCATGGCCAAATAA
- the rnf25 gene encoding E3 ubiquitin-protein ligase RNF25 translates to MAADCDVLSEIEVLQSIYLDELQVTRTEDGGWEVSLVLYPSTAEDSVSQFVRLTLTLILDQQYPSTSPSISIHNPRGLSDDKLSSVQKCLQMEAESCLGSPVLYQLIEKAKEILTESNIPHGNCVICLYGFKEGETFTKTSCYHYFHSHCLGRYVSHSERELRQREKELEEDKTRDRSDQQELTVVCPVCREPLTYDVDQLLSSPAPRFPKMEEAIIGADFRHKWCELHRLWERQRAKGGIIDPEVESNRFLIHINEAATEEENGTLDDEVSPSQLVPSATVTCSDENGVRAEQLHTGPSHCRGAPSQRRQGHAKGPRRGGRGKPQHGRPAPPTEHLDKLSLSSDSTCGHSPEGKIKAKLKINHGQQKLGNAELNQSKTDSESPTDLTQEPPLSTHQQPVCQSSSSAPNTECPKDAGVFASGRGHRGRRRGPHGSVQQPKHLRGTEHWDAPGAVRHHWEGRGLRNRGGAGHNPCGRGGGPRRGHGRGFHQKAEDREVGREGVL, encoded by the exons atGGCTGCGGACTGCGA TGTGCTGTCTGAGATCGAGGTGCTCCAGTCCATCTACCTGGACGAGCTGCAGGTCACCAGGACAGAAGATGG gGGCTGGGAGGTGAGCCTGGTTCTTTACCCCTCCACGGCGGAGGACTCTGTCTCCCAGTTTGTTCGGCTCACCCTCACCTTGATCCTGGATCAGCAG TACCCTTCCACTTCTCCATCCATTTCTATTCATAACCCCCGGGGGCTCTCAGATGACAAGCTTAGCAG TGTCCAGAAGTGTCTGCAGATGGAGGCAGAATCCTGTCTGGGTTCACCAGTGTTGTATCAGCTTATTGAG aaAGCAAAAGAGATCCTGACAGAAAGCAATATTCCCCATGGAAACTGTGTCATTTGTCTTTATGGGTTTAAG GAGGGAGAGACCTTCACTAAAACAAGCTGCTATCACTATTTCCACTCGCACTGCCTGGGCCGCTATGTCAGCCACTCTGAGAGGGAGCTCCgacagagggagaaggaacTGGAGGAGGACAAGACCAGAGACAGATCAGACCAGCAG GAGCTGACTGTTGTCTGTCCAGTGTGCAGAGAGCCTCTGACATATGATGTCgatcagctcctctcctcccctgcacCCCGCTTTCCCAAG ATGGAAGAGGCGATCATCGGGGCAGATTTTCGCCACAAGTGGTGTGAACTCCATAGGCTGTGGGAAAGACAGAGGGCTAAAGGTGGCATCATTGACCCTGAGGTGGAATCAAATCGTTTCCTCATCCATATCAATGAG GCTGCTACTGAGGAAGAAAACGGCACCCTGGATGATGAAGTCTCTCCCAGCCAGTTGGTGCCCTCTGCCACTGTCACATGCTCTGATGAAAATGGTGTGAGGGCGGAGCAGCTTCACACTGGCCCATCACATTGCAGAGGCGCTCCAAGTCAGAGGCGACAGGGTCATGCCAAGGGGCCGAGGAGAGGAGGCCGAGGGAAGCCACAACATGGAAGACCTGCCCCCCCCACTGAACACCTAGACAAACTGTCTCTGTCCTCAGACAGCACCTGTGGCCACTCCCCTGAAGGAAAAATCAAAGCCAAACTTAAGATTAACCATGGCCAACAGAAGCTAGGAAATGCGGAGCTAAATCAGTCGAAGACAGACAGCGAAAGCCCCACAGACCTCACCCAGGAGCCTCCGCTCTCTACACACCAACAGCCAGTATGCCAGTCAAGCTCCAGCGCCCCGAACACCGAATGCCCCAAAGACGCTGGAGTGTTTGCAAGCGGCCGTGGTCACCGAGGCAGGAGAAGGGGCCCTCATGGATCTGTCCAACAGCCAAAGCATCTCAGAGGAACAGAACACTGGGACGCTCCAGGAGCTGTGCGCCACCACTGGGAAGGGCGAGGCCTGAGAAACAGGGGAGGGGCCGGGCATAACCCATGTGGCAGAGGAGGCGGGCCCCGCCGGGGCCACGGGAGGGGCTTCCATCAGaaagcagaggacagagaagTGGGAAGAGAGGGGGTGCTATGA
- the cog1 gene encoding conserved oligomeric Golgi complex subunit 1 isoform X2, translating into MAVDPAQSLRVAEIKDPAVLFERYNTEEIRRIERKVRGEIEQKKEELRQMVGERYRDLIDAADTIGEMRQCSESVVQSIQDMHQYCHKLKQGKSSVTSSKQESQWQWQEKFYTMASQIKLLLEIPERIWSAMEASQYLQATQLYLLCCHLHSLLQLEAATGGHYSPVLARFPILVRQVATTGHFRSTILLDSKSLLRGRAVSDQAIAEALVSTMLLEDSSPRQALADFLLARKASIHQLLNQPQHGAGIKAQVCSLVELLVTTLFQAYAVFYLPPEGSPRPGEGALSCGMLFSTLENVTSGAPTGKGRRVLQEEMNTGSWFKYLPSSISEFQPALRTLAQPIQREQLRDTLQQWINTCKEDICRGVGSLLVYVKSLKGLAAIRDAVWDLLSTDSISQHWSTVCQCLLECPLLIWDDFLQQLFLQRLQVITKEETEAISASSTQLLSSALRDLEAQTAHPSPLTSSGSSPCPGSSRGAQYEVDVASFLWSESPGDLLSDAGWVSVTQRGQQQQRSGLAMKTQALTPCVQNFCSSMDAKLKARLDDLQHYLPAQDKGSESTSVLVSTSGSTDGASMSSFDRFTDSAAVEEVLQEGCLACVRHILSSIRSELALASPDSSPTRLSSVLFMARLCQSMGELCPNLKHCILGKQSRVEAVAKGTPRQGRKLGKAKAAMEVSPAQAKWAGLKEELLSCSMEAYRIWSSALSKVLLDKFATALHAESAGAILTTATGWEDLEIQEETESGSSVTSKIRLPVQPSWFVQSLLFQLCLEVNRVGGHALPRPTLQELLHTCLDKAIHHYHSLTQKTQNKECLFPMTQNRALQLLFDLRYLSTTLGTRHEDGKSSRSHQDPRIQQVCDWLESYIDPFDLDVFTPPLNANLNRLSQRTSVLLGLLTGSEKQFASRTSNVNSQEPYNILPLASSQIRFGLLPLSMSNLRKTKSATRGSDATRSLAPPASTAASDDTFRPGSLFRQLADHDQEPAAPSLFKLSWLSGMAK; encoded by the exons ATGGCCGTGGACCCAGCGCAGTCTCTCCGGGTCGCAGAGATTAAGGACCCGGCGGTCCTCTTCGAGCGCTACAACACCGAGGAGATCCGCCGAATCGAGCGCAAGGTCCGCGGGGAGATCGAGCAGAAGAAGGAGGAACTGAGGCAGATGGTGGGCGAGCGGTACCGGGACCTGATCGACGCCGCTGACACCATCGGAGAGATGAGGCAGTGCTCGGAGAGCGTCGTGCAGTCCATCCAGGACATGCACCAGTACTGCCACAAGCTCAAACAAGGCAAGAGCAGCGTCACCAGCAGCAAACAGGAG AGCCAGTGGCAGTGGCAGGAGAAGTTCTACACCATGGCCTCTCAGATCAAGCTCCTCTTGGAGATCCCAGAACGCATCTGGAGCGCCATGGAGGCGTCACAGTATCTCCAGGCCACCCAGCTTTACCTGCTGTGCTGCCACCTCCACAGTctcctgcagctggaggctgcCACAGGAGGCCACTACAGCCCTGTCCTGGCCCGCTTCCCCATCCTGGTCCGCCAGGTGGCCACCACCGGCCACTTCAG GTCCACCATCCTCCTGGACAGCAAGTCTCTGCTGCGGGGTCGGGCCGTGTCAGACCAGGCTATCGCCGAGGCCTTGGTGTCCACCATGCTGCTGGAGGACAGCTCGCCACGCCAGGCCCTGGCTGACTTCCTGTTGGCCAGGAAGGCCTCCATCCACCAGCTGCTCAACCAACCACAGCACG GTGCAGGGATCAAGGCCCAGGTGTGCAGCCTGGTGGAGCTGCTGGTGACCACGCTGTTCCAGGCCTATGCTGTCTTCTACCTGCCCCCAGAGGGAAGCCCCAGGCCGGGGGAGGGAGCCCTGAGCTGCGGCATGCTCTTCTCCACCCTGGAGAACGTCACCTCAGGTGCCCCCACAG GTAAAGGGAGGAGGGTGTTGCAGGAGGAAATGAACACAGGAAGCTGGTTCAAGTACCTACCATCTTCCATCTCCGAGTTCCAGCCCGCCCTTCGTACCCTGGCTCAGCCAATCCAGAGAGAGCAGCTCCGGGACACTCTGCAGCAGTGGATTAATAC CTGTAAGGAAGACATCTGCCGTGGCGTGGGCAGCCTGCTGGTCTACGTCAAGAGTCTGAAGGGCCTGGCCGCCATCCGAGATGCCGTCTGGGATCTCCTCTCCACCGACTCCATCAGTCAGCACTGGAGCACTGTCTGTCAGTGCCTGCTAGAGTGCCCCCTGCTCATCTGGGATGACTTCCTGCAACAGCTTTTCCTCCAGCGTCTGCAG GTCATCACCAAGGAGGAGACTGAAGCCATCTCAGCAAGCTCCACCCAGCTCCTGTCTTCAGCTCTGAGGGACCTGGAGGCCCAGACGGCCCATCCTTCGCCACTTACCTCATCTGGGTCCAGCCCCTGCCCTGGCTCCAGCCGCGGGGCCCAGTACGAGGTGGATGTGGCCTCCTTCCTGTGGTCGGAGTCTCCGGGGGACCTGCTGAGCGATGCGGGCTGGGTAAGCGTGACCCAGCgcgggcagcagcagcagcgtagTGGCCTTGCTATGAAGACCCAGGCCCTGACACCCTGCGTTCAGAACTTCTGCTCCTCCATGGATGCCAAGCTGAAGGCCAGGCTGGATGACCTGCAGCACTACCTCCCTGCCCAGGACAAAG GGTCTGAGTCCACCTCAGTTCTAGTTTCAACCTCTGGATCCACCGATGGAGCCTCCATGTCCTCGTTTGATCGCTTCACAGACTCGGCGGCAGTGGAAGAGGTCTTGCAGGAGGGCTGCCTGGCCTGCGTTCGCCACATCCTGTCTTCCATCCGCTCAGAACTGGCCTTGGCCTCGCCTGACTCAAGCCCCACCCGCCTCAGTTCAGTGCTTTTCATGGCCAGGTTGTGCCAGTCCATGGGCGAGCTCTGCCCCAACCTGAAGCACTGCATCCTGGGAAAACAGAGTAGGGTCGAGGCCGTGGCTAAGGGGACCCCCAGGCAGGGCAGGAAACTGGGAAAAGCCAAGGCTGCCATGGAGGTTAGCCCTGCCCAGGCCAAGTGGGCGGGTCTGAAGGAGGAGCTCCTCAGCTGCAGCATGGAGGCCTATCGCATCTGGAGCTCCGCCCTCTCCAAA gTGCTGCTGGATAAGTTTGCCACGGCCCTTCATGCCGAGTCTGCTGGTGCTATCCTAACCACAGCCACCGGCTGGGAGGATCTGGAGATCCAAGAAGAGACTGAATCAGGCAGCAGCGTCACATCCAAAATCAGACTCCCTGTCCAG CCGTCTTGGTTCGTCCAGTCGCTGTTGTTCCAGTTGTGTCTGGAGGTGAACAGGGTCGGGGGCCACGCCCTGCCCCGGCCCACCCTGCAGGAGCTTCTGCACACCTGCCTCGACAAGGCCATCCACCACTACCACAGCCTCACACAGAAAACCCAGAACAAA GAGTGTCTGTTCCCTATGACCCAGAACAGGGCcttgcagctgctgtttgatcTTCGCTATCTCAGCACCACACTGGGCACCAGACATGAAGATGGCAAGAGCTCCCGATCTCACCAAGACCCCAG GATCCAGCAGGTCTGTGACTGGCTGGAGAGCTACATCGACCCCTTCGACCTGGACGTGTTCACACCGCCGCTCAACGCCAACCTCAACCGCCTGTCACAGAGGACCTCG GTGCTCCTGGGCTTGTTGACGGGCTCAGAGAAGCAGTTTGCCTCACGAACCAGCAACGTGAACTCCCAAGAGCCCTATAACATCCTGCCGCTGGCCAGCAGCCAGATCAG GTTCGGCCTGCTGCCTCTCAGCATGTCCAATTTGCGCAAAACCAAGTCGGCCACAAGGGGCAGCGACGCCACTCGCTCACTG GCTCCTCCGGCCTCCACGGCAGCCAGCGATGACACCTTCCGGCCCGGCAGCCTCTTCAGACAACTGGCCGACCACGACCAGGAACCTGCAGCCCCCTCTTTATTCAAGTTGAGCTGGCTCTCTGGCATGGCCAAATAA